A single genomic interval of Centropristis striata isolate RG_2023a ecotype Rhode Island chromosome 8, C.striata_1.0, whole genome shotgun sequence harbors:
- the l3mbtl1b gene encoding lethal(3)malignant brain tumor-like protein 4 isoform X1, whose product MTDTPPSDGPSQGAEFDMMGALDWKDGIATLPGSDIRFRMTEFGTLEIVTDVEVKGQQVEPKRETLDPAQSHTPTPPPEGQSQTGTAKAPANQSQPGSSQVKAPGPVLLSLEEGPSMEGPSVEVGPSVEVGSSADMGPNGELLRCRACGSRVPRDALLQGKFCSSVCAQPSSGRSSPGEARESQAVEGERLGKRVRKKRKIYMDSGDEEEDNQEEPEEKAKTTKGRRGAKIAKLVAAPANKKQAWSWPAYLEEERAIAAPVKLFKEHQSFPQSRNSFKVGMKLEGLDPSHPSLFCVLSVAEIQGYRVRLHFDGYPECYDFWANADSWDMKPAGWCEKNGHKLLLPKGCKDGEFNWSMYVKNCRGQLAPKHLFKSLNTSVTPSGFRAGMKLEAIDRKNPSLICVATIAAVVDNRLLIHFDNWDDTYDYWCDASSPYIHPVGYCEEAELTLTTPAGKTQTKTHVEYKQPKTFSWEKYLEETGTQAAPARAFKPRPPHGFQIGMKVEAVDKRNPMLIRVATIMDTEDHRLKIHFDGWSSEYDYWVETDCPDLHPFGWCQKTGHPLQYPNGSSDLVTAPGQGCPTPGCNGVGHIRGPRYGTHYTQVSCPYSEMNLNKEGLLPDRLSGERPLALSGPHPRGRRPDPHTNTTTSTSLVSEQPEGAEESQNRKPVTVEAERLGRNSQPEPAGGASEQSHNGTRPKRTAPVPKYLKMHYVKEEIGDSKASPDTISLQQALHESVFSPGCISASPPHRVALCWDKHCQLLPEVLGLTAKRVATWSAEEVASFVKGLPGCKEHAATFKTEQIDGEAFLLLTQADIVKILSIKLGPALKIFNSILMLKNADEE is encoded by the exons ATGACCGACACTCCACCCAGTGATGGCCCCTCCCAGGGAGCTGAGTTTGATATGATGGGCGCTCTGGACTGGAAGGATGGTATTGCTACACTGCCAGGCAGTGACATCAGG TTCCGCATGACTGAGTTTGGGACTCTTGAGATTGTCACAGACGTAGAGGTCAAAGGGCAGCAGGTAGAGCCTAAACGCGAGACCTTGGACCcagcacagtcacacacacccacccctCCACCTGAGGGCCAATCACAGACTGGTACAGCCAAAgctccagccaatcagagtcaacCAGGTTCCTCTCAAGTTAAAG CCCCCGGTCCTGTGCTCCTGTCGTTAGAGGAGGGCCCCAGTATGGAGGGCCCCAGTGTGGAGGTGGGTCCCAGTGTTGAGGTTGGCTCTAGTGCAGACATGGGCCCAAATGGGGAGCTGTTAAGGTGCCGGGCTTGTGGTAGCCGAGTTCCCCGAGACGCCCTCCTTCAGGGCAAATTCTGTAGCTCTGTTTGTGCCCAGCCCTCCAGTGGCAG ATCGTCTCCTGGGGAAGCAAGGGAGAGCCAAGCAGTTGAGGGTGAGCGGCTGGGTAAACGTGTGCGCAAAAAGAGGAAGATCTATATGGATTCTGGTGATGAAGAGGAAGACAACCAAGAGGAACCAGAG GAAAAGGCCAAGACTACGAAAGGCCGGAGAGGTGCCAAAATTGCAAAACTGG TGGCGGCCCCAGCCAATAAGAAACAGGCATGGAGCTGGCCAGCTTACCTGGAAGAGGAGAGAGCCATCGCTGCTCCTGTTAAGTTGTTCAAAGAG CATCAGTCATTTCCTCAAAGCAGGAACAGCTTTAAGGTGGGAATGAAGCTGGAGGGGCTGGACCCATCGCATCCGTCTCTCTTCTGTGTACTCAGTGTCGCAGAG ATACAAGGCTACAGGGTAAGGCTCCACTTTGATGGTTACCCAGAATGCTACGACTTCTGGGCCAACGCCGACTCGTGGGATATGAAACCGGCTGGCTGGTGTGAGAAGAATGGGCATAAGTTATTGTTGCCTAAAG GTTGTAAGGATGGAGAGTTtaactggagcatgtatgtaaAGAATTGTAGGGGTCAGTTGGCCCCAAAACACCTTTTCAAGAGCCTCAACACA TCAGTGACTCCGTCTGGATTTCGAGCGGGAATGAAGCTGGAGGCGATCGACAGGAAGAACCCGTCGTTGATCTGCGTGGCAACcattgctgctgttgttgacaACCGACTCCTTATTCATTTTGATAACTGGGATGACACATATGATTACTG gTGTGACGCTAGCAGTCCATACATCCATCCTGTGGGATACTGTGAAGAGGCTGAGCTAACTCTAACCACTCCAGCTGGTAAGACACAGACCAAGACACACGTGG AATATAAGCAACCCAAGACTTTCTCCTGGGAGAAATACCTGGAAGAGACGGGAACACAGGCTGCTCCTGCTCGCGCTTTCAAACCG CGACCTCCACATGGCTTCCAGATTGGGATGAAAGTGGAAGCTGTGGACAAGAGGAACCCCATGCTCATCCGTGTTGCAACTATCAtggacacagaggaccacagaCTAAAG ATCCATTTTGATGGCTGGAGTTCAGAATATGACTACTGGGTGGAGACAGACTGCCCTGATCTGCACCCTTTCGGCTGGTGTCAGAAAACAGGACACCCACTACAGTACCCTAATG GCTCCAGTGATTTAGTGACTGCCCCAGGACAGGGATGTCCTACCCCAGGATGCAACGGGGTTGGCCACATCAGAGGACCTCGCTATGGGACCCACTACAC tcaGGTGAGCTGTCCCTATTCAGAGATGAACCTGAACAAGGAGGGCTTGCTGCCAGATCGCTTGAGTGGAGAACGACCCCTCGCCCTCAGCGGACCACATCCTCGTGGGCGACGCCCGGATCCTCACACAAACACGACGACATCGACCTCCTTAGTGTCGGAGCAGCCAGAAGGAGCTGAAGAGTCCCAGAACAG GAAACCGGTGACAGTGGAAGCTGAGAGACTGGGACGTAACAGTCAGCCGgagccagcagggggagctaGTGAGCAAAGCCACAATGGAACGAGGCCTAAAAG AACTGCTCCAGTTCCCAAATACCTGAAAATGCACTACGTTAAGGAGGAGATTGGTGATAGTAAAG CCTCTCCAGACACCATCTCTCTCCAGCAGGCCCTCCACGAGTCTGTGTTCTCCCCCGGCTGCATCTCTGCCTCTCCCCCCCACCGGGTGGCACTCTGCTGGGACAAACACTGCCAGCTGCTGCCTGAGGTCCTGGGGCTGACTGCCAAGAGAGTGGCCACTTGGAGCGCAGAGGAG GTGGCGAGTTTTGTCAAAGGTCTCCCAGGATGTAAAGAACATGCTGCTACATTTAAAACCGAG cAAATAGATGGCGAGGCCTTCCTGCTGCTCACCCAGGCGGACATCGTCAAAATCCTGTCCATCAAGTTAGGACCGGCCCTGAAGATCTTCAACTCCATCCTCATGTTGAAGAACGCAGACGAAGAGTAA
- the l3mbtl1b gene encoding lethal(3)malignant brain tumor-like protein 4 isoform X2: MTDTPPSDGPSQGAEFDMMGALDWKDGIATLPGSDIRFRMTEFGTLEIVTDVEVKGQQVEPKRETLDPAQSHTPTPPPEGQSQTGTAKAPANQSQPGSSQVKAPGPVLLSLEEGPSMEGPSVEVGPSVEVGSSADMGPNGELLRCRACGSRVPRDALLQGKFCSSVCAQPSSGRSSPGEARESQAVEGERLGKRVRKKRKIYMDSGDEEEDNQEEPEEKAKTTKGRRGAKIAKLVAAPANKKQAWSWPAYLEEERAIAAPVKLFKEHQSFPQSRNSFKVGMKLEGLDPSHPSLFCVLSVAEIQGYRVRLHFDGYPECYDFWANADSWDMKPAGWCEKNGHKLLLPKGCKDGEFNWSMYVKNCRGQLAPKHLFKSLNTSVTPSGFRAGMKLEAIDRKNPSLICVATIAAVVDNRLLIHFDNWDDTYDYWCDASSPYIHPVGYCEEAELTLTTPAEYKQPKTFSWEKYLEETGTQAAPARAFKPRPPHGFQIGMKVEAVDKRNPMLIRVATIMDTEDHRLKIHFDGWSSEYDYWVETDCPDLHPFGWCQKTGHPLQYPNGSSDLVTAPGQGCPTPGCNGVGHIRGPRYGTHYTQVSCPYSEMNLNKEGLLPDRLSGERPLALSGPHPRGRRPDPHTNTTTSTSLVSEQPEGAEESQNRKPVTVEAERLGRNSQPEPAGGASEQSHNGTRPKRTAPVPKYLKMHYVKEEIGDSKASPDTISLQQALHESVFSPGCISASPPHRVALCWDKHCQLLPEVLGLTAKRVATWSAEEVASFVKGLPGCKEHAATFKTEQIDGEAFLLLTQADIVKILSIKLGPALKIFNSILMLKNADEE, encoded by the exons ATGACCGACACTCCACCCAGTGATGGCCCCTCCCAGGGAGCTGAGTTTGATATGATGGGCGCTCTGGACTGGAAGGATGGTATTGCTACACTGCCAGGCAGTGACATCAGG TTCCGCATGACTGAGTTTGGGACTCTTGAGATTGTCACAGACGTAGAGGTCAAAGGGCAGCAGGTAGAGCCTAAACGCGAGACCTTGGACCcagcacagtcacacacacccacccctCCACCTGAGGGCCAATCACAGACTGGTACAGCCAAAgctccagccaatcagagtcaacCAGGTTCCTCTCAAGTTAAAG CCCCCGGTCCTGTGCTCCTGTCGTTAGAGGAGGGCCCCAGTATGGAGGGCCCCAGTGTGGAGGTGGGTCCCAGTGTTGAGGTTGGCTCTAGTGCAGACATGGGCCCAAATGGGGAGCTGTTAAGGTGCCGGGCTTGTGGTAGCCGAGTTCCCCGAGACGCCCTCCTTCAGGGCAAATTCTGTAGCTCTGTTTGTGCCCAGCCCTCCAGTGGCAG ATCGTCTCCTGGGGAAGCAAGGGAGAGCCAAGCAGTTGAGGGTGAGCGGCTGGGTAAACGTGTGCGCAAAAAGAGGAAGATCTATATGGATTCTGGTGATGAAGAGGAAGACAACCAAGAGGAACCAGAG GAAAAGGCCAAGACTACGAAAGGCCGGAGAGGTGCCAAAATTGCAAAACTGG TGGCGGCCCCAGCCAATAAGAAACAGGCATGGAGCTGGCCAGCTTACCTGGAAGAGGAGAGAGCCATCGCTGCTCCTGTTAAGTTGTTCAAAGAG CATCAGTCATTTCCTCAAAGCAGGAACAGCTTTAAGGTGGGAATGAAGCTGGAGGGGCTGGACCCATCGCATCCGTCTCTCTTCTGTGTACTCAGTGTCGCAGAG ATACAAGGCTACAGGGTAAGGCTCCACTTTGATGGTTACCCAGAATGCTACGACTTCTGGGCCAACGCCGACTCGTGGGATATGAAACCGGCTGGCTGGTGTGAGAAGAATGGGCATAAGTTATTGTTGCCTAAAG GTTGTAAGGATGGAGAGTTtaactggagcatgtatgtaaAGAATTGTAGGGGTCAGTTGGCCCCAAAACACCTTTTCAAGAGCCTCAACACA TCAGTGACTCCGTCTGGATTTCGAGCGGGAATGAAGCTGGAGGCGATCGACAGGAAGAACCCGTCGTTGATCTGCGTGGCAACcattgctgctgttgttgacaACCGACTCCTTATTCATTTTGATAACTGGGATGACACATATGATTACTG gTGTGACGCTAGCAGTCCATACATCCATCCTGTGGGATACTGTGAAGAGGCTGAGCTAACTCTAACCACTCCAGCTG AATATAAGCAACCCAAGACTTTCTCCTGGGAGAAATACCTGGAAGAGACGGGAACACAGGCTGCTCCTGCTCGCGCTTTCAAACCG CGACCTCCACATGGCTTCCAGATTGGGATGAAAGTGGAAGCTGTGGACAAGAGGAACCCCATGCTCATCCGTGTTGCAACTATCAtggacacagaggaccacagaCTAAAG ATCCATTTTGATGGCTGGAGTTCAGAATATGACTACTGGGTGGAGACAGACTGCCCTGATCTGCACCCTTTCGGCTGGTGTCAGAAAACAGGACACCCACTACAGTACCCTAATG GCTCCAGTGATTTAGTGACTGCCCCAGGACAGGGATGTCCTACCCCAGGATGCAACGGGGTTGGCCACATCAGAGGACCTCGCTATGGGACCCACTACAC tcaGGTGAGCTGTCCCTATTCAGAGATGAACCTGAACAAGGAGGGCTTGCTGCCAGATCGCTTGAGTGGAGAACGACCCCTCGCCCTCAGCGGACCACATCCTCGTGGGCGACGCCCGGATCCTCACACAAACACGACGACATCGACCTCCTTAGTGTCGGAGCAGCCAGAAGGAGCTGAAGAGTCCCAGAACAG GAAACCGGTGACAGTGGAAGCTGAGAGACTGGGACGTAACAGTCAGCCGgagccagcagggggagctaGTGAGCAAAGCCACAATGGAACGAGGCCTAAAAG AACTGCTCCAGTTCCCAAATACCTGAAAATGCACTACGTTAAGGAGGAGATTGGTGATAGTAAAG CCTCTCCAGACACCATCTCTCTCCAGCAGGCCCTCCACGAGTCTGTGTTCTCCCCCGGCTGCATCTCTGCCTCTCCCCCCCACCGGGTGGCACTCTGCTGGGACAAACACTGCCAGCTGCTGCCTGAGGTCCTGGGGCTGACTGCCAAGAGAGTGGCCACTTGGAGCGCAGAGGAG GTGGCGAGTTTTGTCAAAGGTCTCCCAGGATGTAAAGAACATGCTGCTACATTTAAAACCGAG cAAATAGATGGCGAGGCCTTCCTGCTGCTCACCCAGGCGGACATCGTCAAAATCCTGTCCATCAAGTTAGGACCGGCCCTGAAGATCTTCAACTCCATCCTCATGTTGAAGAACGCAGACGAAGAGTAA
- the l3mbtl1b gene encoding lethal(3)malignant brain tumor-like protein 4 isoform X3, whose product MTEFGTLEIVTDVEVKGQQVEPKRETLDPAQSHTPTPPPEGQSQTGTAKAPANQSQPGSSQVKAPGPVLLSLEEGPSMEGPSVEVGPSVEVGSSADMGPNGELLRCRACGSRVPRDALLQGKFCSSVCAQPSSGRSSPGEARESQAVEGERLGKRVRKKRKIYMDSGDEEEDNQEEPEEKAKTTKGRRGAKIAKLVAAPANKKQAWSWPAYLEEERAIAAPVKLFKEHQSFPQSRNSFKVGMKLEGLDPSHPSLFCVLSVAEIQGYRVRLHFDGYPECYDFWANADSWDMKPAGWCEKNGHKLLLPKGCKDGEFNWSMYVKNCRGQLAPKHLFKSLNTSVTPSGFRAGMKLEAIDRKNPSLICVATIAAVVDNRLLIHFDNWDDTYDYWCDASSPYIHPVGYCEEAELTLTTPAGKTQTKTHVEYKQPKTFSWEKYLEETGTQAAPARAFKPRPPHGFQIGMKVEAVDKRNPMLIRVATIMDTEDHRLKIHFDGWSSEYDYWVETDCPDLHPFGWCQKTGHPLQYPNGSSDLVTAPGQGCPTPGCNGVGHIRGPRYGTHYTQVSCPYSEMNLNKEGLLPDRLSGERPLALSGPHPRGRRPDPHTNTTTSTSLVSEQPEGAEESQNRKPVTVEAERLGRNSQPEPAGGASEQSHNGTRPKRTAPVPKYLKMHYVKEEIGDSKASPDTISLQQALHESVFSPGCISASPPHRVALCWDKHCQLLPEVLGLTAKRVATWSAEEVASFVKGLPGCKEHAATFKTEQIDGEAFLLLTQADIVKILSIKLGPALKIFNSILMLKNADEE is encoded by the exons ATGACTGAGTTTGGGACTCTTGAGATTGTCACAGACGTAGAGGTCAAAGGGCAGCAGGTAGAGCCTAAACGCGAGACCTTGGACCcagcacagtcacacacacccacccctCCACCTGAGGGCCAATCACAGACTGGTACAGCCAAAgctccagccaatcagagtcaacCAGGTTCCTCTCAAGTTAAAG CCCCCGGTCCTGTGCTCCTGTCGTTAGAGGAGGGCCCCAGTATGGAGGGCCCCAGTGTGGAGGTGGGTCCCAGTGTTGAGGTTGGCTCTAGTGCAGACATGGGCCCAAATGGGGAGCTGTTAAGGTGCCGGGCTTGTGGTAGCCGAGTTCCCCGAGACGCCCTCCTTCAGGGCAAATTCTGTAGCTCTGTTTGTGCCCAGCCCTCCAGTGGCAG ATCGTCTCCTGGGGAAGCAAGGGAGAGCCAAGCAGTTGAGGGTGAGCGGCTGGGTAAACGTGTGCGCAAAAAGAGGAAGATCTATATGGATTCTGGTGATGAAGAGGAAGACAACCAAGAGGAACCAGAG GAAAAGGCCAAGACTACGAAAGGCCGGAGAGGTGCCAAAATTGCAAAACTGG TGGCGGCCCCAGCCAATAAGAAACAGGCATGGAGCTGGCCAGCTTACCTGGAAGAGGAGAGAGCCATCGCTGCTCCTGTTAAGTTGTTCAAAGAG CATCAGTCATTTCCTCAAAGCAGGAACAGCTTTAAGGTGGGAATGAAGCTGGAGGGGCTGGACCCATCGCATCCGTCTCTCTTCTGTGTACTCAGTGTCGCAGAG ATACAAGGCTACAGGGTAAGGCTCCACTTTGATGGTTACCCAGAATGCTACGACTTCTGGGCCAACGCCGACTCGTGGGATATGAAACCGGCTGGCTGGTGTGAGAAGAATGGGCATAAGTTATTGTTGCCTAAAG GTTGTAAGGATGGAGAGTTtaactggagcatgtatgtaaAGAATTGTAGGGGTCAGTTGGCCCCAAAACACCTTTTCAAGAGCCTCAACACA TCAGTGACTCCGTCTGGATTTCGAGCGGGAATGAAGCTGGAGGCGATCGACAGGAAGAACCCGTCGTTGATCTGCGTGGCAACcattgctgctgttgttgacaACCGACTCCTTATTCATTTTGATAACTGGGATGACACATATGATTACTG gTGTGACGCTAGCAGTCCATACATCCATCCTGTGGGATACTGTGAAGAGGCTGAGCTAACTCTAACCACTCCAGCTGGTAAGACACAGACCAAGACACACGTGG AATATAAGCAACCCAAGACTTTCTCCTGGGAGAAATACCTGGAAGAGACGGGAACACAGGCTGCTCCTGCTCGCGCTTTCAAACCG CGACCTCCACATGGCTTCCAGATTGGGATGAAAGTGGAAGCTGTGGACAAGAGGAACCCCATGCTCATCCGTGTTGCAACTATCAtggacacagaggaccacagaCTAAAG ATCCATTTTGATGGCTGGAGTTCAGAATATGACTACTGGGTGGAGACAGACTGCCCTGATCTGCACCCTTTCGGCTGGTGTCAGAAAACAGGACACCCACTACAGTACCCTAATG GCTCCAGTGATTTAGTGACTGCCCCAGGACAGGGATGTCCTACCCCAGGATGCAACGGGGTTGGCCACATCAGAGGACCTCGCTATGGGACCCACTACAC tcaGGTGAGCTGTCCCTATTCAGAGATGAACCTGAACAAGGAGGGCTTGCTGCCAGATCGCTTGAGTGGAGAACGACCCCTCGCCCTCAGCGGACCACATCCTCGTGGGCGACGCCCGGATCCTCACACAAACACGACGACATCGACCTCCTTAGTGTCGGAGCAGCCAGAAGGAGCTGAAGAGTCCCAGAACAG GAAACCGGTGACAGTGGAAGCTGAGAGACTGGGACGTAACAGTCAGCCGgagccagcagggggagctaGTGAGCAAAGCCACAATGGAACGAGGCCTAAAAG AACTGCTCCAGTTCCCAAATACCTGAAAATGCACTACGTTAAGGAGGAGATTGGTGATAGTAAAG CCTCTCCAGACACCATCTCTCTCCAGCAGGCCCTCCACGAGTCTGTGTTCTCCCCCGGCTGCATCTCTGCCTCTCCCCCCCACCGGGTGGCACTCTGCTGGGACAAACACTGCCAGCTGCTGCCTGAGGTCCTGGGGCTGACTGCCAAGAGAGTGGCCACTTGGAGCGCAGAGGAG GTGGCGAGTTTTGTCAAAGGTCTCCCAGGATGTAAAGAACATGCTGCTACATTTAAAACCGAG cAAATAGATGGCGAGGCCTTCCTGCTGCTCACCCAGGCGGACATCGTCAAAATCCTGTCCATCAAGTTAGGACCGGCCCTGAAGATCTTCAACTCCATCCTCATGTTGAAGAACGCAGACGAAGAGTAA